Within the Candidatus Babeliaceae bacterium genome, the region TTTTGATTGCGACATGCCAAATTTTTGCTCCATAAGTACTTGCGCAATTACATTATGCTTTTTGCTAGTCGCACCAAAATGCATAATATCTGTACATATATCAATTTTTTTTGGCGTACCACTTTGTGATGGAACATCTCCCACAAAATATGTTTTACCATTCTTATTATCTACCGAAATTTGCAATAAATTCCCTGCAATAAGATAGATAATTTCTGATGGCAATGCATCAAAATCGCTCATACCAAATAAACAGTTTCCAGAAAAACAACAGACTATGATTAGTTTTCTTATCACAACAACCATCCTTTAATTAAAATTATTTCACAATTATTTAAATGGTACTTATGTTTTGATACTAAACAAAAAACATCAGTTGTCAATTATTATGGCAACCTTTTATATCATTATACAACTGTTGCAATTCTGTAAATATTTTTTTTGAGCGATCATCCTTCATGCGCTTCAGGCACCAATTACCATCAACACGCGACTCTATAACATGATACACTTCTATCCCTTTTTTCATGCGCCATAATCCGGCCTGCAAGCGAGACGTATTATCGAAATAAAGATTATAGATACAATAATTTTCACGATCAGTTACCTGAGCAATAGAAACCGGCTTACGCTGATTCATACAAAAGACGCTCGCTGTATGACCACTACATAACAGAAAAAAAATATTTAACATTACTTTCATGATAAACCTCTACTTTTTAATCAACAAGACGCGCTAAACCCTTTGCTCTACTTTTTTCAAACATATATCTGAAAAAATACAATGCCGCTACAAGATAGATACTATTCAATATCATTGCCTGTGCAAAAAAAGTCCATACTATTGTCCCATCAATGACAAAAACCCTTAACATCTTGAACGTATATGCCATAGGCAAGCACAAGGCAATTTTTTGCATAATCATGGGCAAAATATCAAGGCTATACGTAACGCCACTCAATGGCATAAATAAAAATCCCATCATATATACAAGCGTCTGTATGCGTGCGCCATAATACACTAAAATAGCAGCCGCCAAAAATCCCATCGCAAGACCAGAAGCAAACAAAGAAATAATGAGTGGTACAAGCACCCACCCCAAATTAAAAAGTACAAATGAATTCACCAACCACGCGAAACAACCAACATAACCCACCACAAAAATTGTCATGACAAATGCCAAAACTACACTTGATGACATCCATTCTGCCAAGGTAACAGGACTTGCAAACAAATTATTCATATTGTGCGACCAAATTTCTTCCAGCATACTGCCAGAAATTTCTAAATTAACTCTCACAATAATTTGCCACAAAACTATACCGGCAATAACGACCGTTTCGAGCTCAGCTGTCATGACGCCAATATTTTTTAACCATACTGATGTAAAGCCAAATATGACAAGATCTATAAGCGGCCAATAAAATATATTACTCAATTTTCCAAAGTCTCGTGGAATCTGCATTAAATGCCGCAATACAATAGCGCTGATACGATACCATTCCATAATAACTAAACCTTTTTAACAATATGTAAAAAATAATCTTCTAATGTCGGCTTTTCTATCGCAATATGTTCATAGGCGATACCATTATGAGCCAAATGCATTAACAACTGAGCAATCTTGTGCTCATCAACAAAGATTTCAACAATGGTATCAGTAATAATATGCGCCCAATTATTTTCTTGCATAGTAGCCACGACTCGCTGCATATCACCAGCAATAATCAATCGAACTCGTGCTTGAGAAATCGTTGATGCAAGCTTTTCTGGTGTATCCTGTGCAATAATAGCGCCATTTTTTAGCACAAGCACTCGGTCGCACATTTCTGTCACCTCATCCATATTATGAGAGGTTAATAAAACAGAAATGCCATGTTCTTTTTGCTGTTCTAGAATAAATTTTCTTACATCAATTGCAATATCGGGGTCTAATGCAGCCGTTGGCTCATCAAGTAACACTATTTTAGGCTGGGTTACAAAAGCCTTGACCAACATAACGCGCGTTATTTGCCCCGCAGATAATGCACCCATTTCACGATGCCGAATATCCCACATACCAAACAACGTTAACAATTTTTTGCAGCCATCATATCGCTGTGCATAAGACAGCCCATATAATCTTCCATAAATATCAAGATTTTCCCATATGGTTAAACGAGGTGGCAATTTAACATACGTACTCGCATAAGAAACATACTTTAAAATTTCTGATCTATGCATAAAAAAATCTTTACCAAAATAAAAAATACGACCACTTGTTGGCGTAAGCGTACTCAGCAACATAGTAATAATAGTAGTCTTGCCGGCGCCATTGGGCCCTAATAAACCTAATATCTCGCCTGATTTTATATCAAACGAGATATTATTCACCGCTATAAACCCGTCGGCATATTTTTTTGTCAAACCCTGCACTGTCAATAAACTCATAGTATTCCCTAAAAAACAACAAAAAAAATGCCACGATAAATTTTATCATGGCACTACAATATAGACAAATTAACCATCAAAAAGCTTACGCAATCAAAGCTGGACCTGCTGGCGTAAGTCCCAGCAATATCACAGGAAGATTTGCCAACAAGTACCCTCCTGCAGGAATAGATGCAATACCACCTATTATTTCAAATGCTAGCTGAGTTTTCCTAAGCGCTTTGCTCGCCGAATTATATACATGAATAGCGTGCGGACTATCATATATAACACTGGATTGGATATCTGACCATTCGATATCAGGATTAACCCCGGCAACAAGTTTTACCCCATCAGAACCAACTTCAGAAAAAGTAAGTAGATATATACCACGAAATCCTGTATTAAAATCGTCATCCTTATCTGGATACAGCGTCATCGACTTTTTAACTTTATACAAATTCAATAATTCTGCACCAGGAATACCCTGTTTATACTTCAGCACCAACTGCTTAATTTTCTCTTTGGCTTCGTCATTAAGCGTATCCTCTCTCAATTCAACCTTAATAACACCCTTAGAGTTATTTTTTATATTTAACTTTGCCGACTCAAGTAAATGTGTGCAACAACACATTATTATGAGCAGAATAACATGTATCATTTAAAGCTTTTTACGCACTGCAAGGTCCAACATAACACCCGGCAAAGCAACAGGAAAGACGGCTCCGCCTATGATTTCCAGCGCAACACCGGCTTTTCTCAAAGCTTTGGTCGCCGAATTATATACCTTAATAGACGTCGGACTATTATATATAACGCTTGACTGAACATCAGACCATTCAATATCAGGGTTAATGCCGGCAACAAGCTTTACTACAGGGGTATCAATTTTTTCACCCCTGGCAATTTTATTGATTCTATCCGTATCAACTTCAGAAAAAGTAAGTAAATATATACCACGAAATCCTGTATTAAAATCGTCATCCTTACCTGGATACAGCGTCATCGACTGTTTAACTTTATACAAACTCAATAATTCCTCACTAGGAATCCCTCTTGTATACGCCAGCACCAACTGCTTAATTTTCTCTTTTGCTTCGTCATTAAGCGTATCCTCTCTCAATTCAACCTTAATGACACCCTTGGAGTTATTTTTTATATTTAACTTTGCCGACTCAAGTAGGCTTGCCCATAGACTAAACCCGATTAACAATAACAAAATCTTCTTATTCATACACTTCTCCACGATTATACAGTTACTACCTATAATTAATATTAATTTATATCTGCAATAAAAGTCAATAAAAAGACGGGGCTAGCTATTATCTTTGGTGAGCAATGCCTGTAGTTTTTCATACAGTTCAAAATATTTTAAATGTATGGTAAATAAAGTACACCCAAACGCATTTTTAGCAATTAATGACGCATTATCATACGCCCATGATAATTGGTGTATCTCAAAAATTGCTTCTTCACAAAAATTTTTTATGACAACAATGGTTTGCATCTTTTCTATATCAACTATATATAGGTTACAACCTTCATCGTTTGTACCATATGCTACATATTTGCTACAAGGAGAAAATGCCGCATACCTAATTTTTTTTTCAGACTCAATTACAGCAAAAGATTTTAAAAGATCTTGCTTAATACTATAAAGAGCAAGCCCATTTTTAGTAGCGCAAGCAATAAGATTTTTTTTATCACTGACAAAAAACTCCATATCAATATTCAAAGAAAATGAACGTTTTTTTCCATCGTTATCAATAACAATCAAACAATTATCTGTCCAACTGGCAAAAGAACGTTCTATAAAACCAATCCCACCAGCTAAAGAAACAATATTATCCATAAAATAACTACCTTCTGCGTGTTTATGCAGCATATTAGTTATGGATGAATCTATATTATACTTTTCAACCATTGCAGGATTCATAAAAAAGCAATCGCGTCCATTAATCATAGTTGCTTTACAATGCTTGTCATATTTAAAAATACGATTTCCACTATGACGATCTATAACATGACCCATGACGCCTGAACCGTCAACATACGTCACATATCTATTATCACTTGATACACAACTTTCCGGTATACTATAGTTATCGTCATAAATAATCTTTGGATAATGATGTGAATTTTTAACATAACAACATTTTCTACTAATCGGCAATTGAAATTGCTCGCATTGTATATATCCCAACATTGCGATTGATAATTTTTCGATAATATGCGCAGGTAGGACCTTAAGCTCATCTAGATAATTTTGAGTTTCTGCACTATGCACATTAAGAACATTATCATTGACTAACTCAAGATCACCTATTATGTTATGCGCCACGGCAGCTATAGATACATCAAAAAGAGATTTCGGTTGAAAACTGCCACATTCAACTATGTGTATTGTCGCTAATAAAAAGCATGTTAGTATCATCATTTTACCATCAACGCCAGCATTTTTTTATACAATTTTAAATCTATGGTAAAAATCTTTCTTAGCCCATCTTCAACAATTAATGATGCATTATCATTCGCCCATGATAACCGAACTATAGGAAAAGTATTTTTTTTACAGACTGTTATAACAGCAATAGTTTGCTTACTTTTTATATCAACAATATATACATTACCATCAGTCTTATCTGTACCATATGCTACATAGTTGCTACAGGGCGAAAAAGTAATTGATGCAATACTTTTATTCGGCACAATAGTTGCCACAGGCTGCAAAAGATCTTGTGTAAGCTTATAAACAGAAAGCACACCATTGGCAACCAAGGCAATGAGATTTTTCTTATCACTTATAAATAAATCATCATCAACAGCTACATGAAATGCTTTCGCACTTCCATCTTTATCGACAATAATCAAACTATTATTATTTGTATAATAGTGAAAAGAACGCTCTATAATGCCAATCCCATCGCCTACAGAAATAATTTTATCTCTAAAAAAACTAGTTTTTGCCTGCTCATATACGGTATTACGTATGCGTGAGTCTATATTATACTTTTCAACAGTTTTAAAATTCATAAAAAAGCAATCGTGGCCATTAATCATAACTGCTTTACAAGCGTCGTACGTAAAAATATAATCTCCGCTCATCAGATCTATCACATAACCTTTATCGCAATTACCCCGAAAAATAAAGTACTTATGATCATTCGACATACAACCATCATAGATAGTATGAGCTTTTAGCGCACTTATTATTTTATCATTTTTAATTTTTATATCATAAGCAGAAATACTTTTACTGTAGAGATCTCTAAATAAATCATCACAAACAAGCGCCTTGTTATCGAGAGTTATTACACGGCAAAGCTCTTTGGGCGACAATTGTCCCAACGCTGCAATTGATAATTTTCTGATAATATCTGCAGGTAATATCTTGAGCCCATCTATATATTCTTGAGCTTCTGTACTATCCAGATCAAGAACATTATTATTAGCTCGCTCAAGATCTCTTATTATTTTTTGTGTCGCAGGACGCAAACACATATCAACAAGAGATTTCGGTTGAAAACTGCCACAATTAACTATATTTACTGACAATACCAGTACAATAAAACGCATTCCAAACCCCTGAAAATTATTCAGCAAACTGTTCTGGATATTTGGTATGCCATGACGCGCTTTGTTCGTAAGCATGAGCAGTCTGATATATCAAACTTTCAGAAAAATCTGGGCCGATCAATTGAAACCCTAATGGCATATTATTAATAAATCCACAGGGCAACGATATAGCTGGCATGCCAACAAGATTCACCGGTGCGGTAAAATAATCCTGAAGATCCATTTGTAACCTATTTTCATTAAAAGCTCCAAACTTAAATGCCGTAGTAGGAGTTGTTGGCGCAAAGAGAAGATCAACATTCTTAAATGCTTCAACAAATTCTGCCCGCATAATACACTGCACTTTTTTGGCACTTTGGTAATATTGATCAGCATGACCTGCCGATAACACATAGTTGCCAATAAAAATTCGTCGTTTTACCTCGGAGCCAAAACCTTGCTGGCGCGTCAACGCATACACATCAGAAAGAGAATCCGCTTCAGGCGAACGATACCCATAGCGCACCCCATCAAATCGAGATAAATTTGAAGCGGCTTCAGCCCTACTCAACATAAAATACACCGCCGCACCATAATCCATAGTCGGTAATGACAGATGTACTATCTCAGCACCAAGCTGTTCAAACTGCTTGAGCGTATTATTAAAAAGAATAAGAGCTTCCGGATCTATACCCTCTGCATTAAGTGCGTTATCAATAACGCCAATTTTTAGATTTTTTTTAAGAGCTCCCGTTAACATACCAGTACGATATATATCAACAGGATCTTTATGCGACGTTGCGTCTAATGAATCATGTCCCGCTATAGCGGAAAGAACAATCGCATTGTCCTCAACCGTTCGCGTCATAACACCAATTTGGTCAATCGAAGAACAATACGCCACAAGCCCATATCGTGAGAGTAACCCGTATGTAGGTTTCATACCCACAATACCACAAAATGCCGCTGGCTGACGAACAGACCCACCTGTTTCTGACCCCAATGCCCACGGAATAAGCCCCGCAGCAACTGCAGCGGCAGAACCGCCACTCGAACCACCGGGGACACAATCAGAATTCCATGGATTAACCGTTTTTTTGAAAGCTGATGTTTCGGTTGAGCTGCCCATTGCAAACTCATCCATATTAGCACGCCCCATTAATACAGCGCCGTGCTCTTTAAGTTTTTTAACAACCGTAGCATCATAAGGAGCAACAAAATTTTCCAAAATTTTAGACGCACAGGTCAACTTTCTACCCTGCTGACAAATATTATCTTTGATCAAGCCCGGCACCCCCGACAAAATACTATCAGTATGTATCGTTGGCATTACTGTTTCTTTATCAAAAAGCTCCAATGCCGACCCAACTTTGCTATCATATTTTTCAAATCGAGCATAGAAAAAATCTCTCAACTCTATAAAAGAAATTTCTTTTTTTACCAATTTTTCATGTAATGTCTTTAAAGGTGAAAATGCGAGTTTCATAAAAAAAGCGTCCTATTATTTAATAATTTTTGGAACTACGAAAAAATTTTCTTCAGAGAGGGGAGCCTGTTCAATCAAAACATGCGATTCATAAGCCACGACACTATCAGGTCGAGTAACATTTTTAGTTTTGTTATCAAGTGCACATTCTCCATACGAGTGCGCAATTGCTTGCAAGCCTGAAGCATATGTTAACACTGAATCGAGATCATGAATTAGTTGACCCACTTCAGCATCAGACAGATTTATTTGTGATGTCTGTGCTAATTTTAAAATTTCTTCCCTTGTAATTTTTGACATGCCCTATTCCAGATTCTTTGATATGTAACTGATATTTCCATGCTTGTCCGCTCAGTCGATAATAATAAATAATGCTCATGATCCCATTATTAAGGTAAAATGATCCATAAATAAGAACAAACTTAAGCATTCCATGTAACGGCAGAAGAGAAATTGCGTATGAAACAGGAAAGAAAAACCCCAAACACACAACAAGCCTAACTACCATTACCGTCTTTACATCACCCGCACCGCGCAATGCGGCGGACAGAATTAATTGTAGCAAATCGCAAAAAACAAGTACACTCACCAGAGGAAAGGCTTGTGATGCAAAGGCAGTAAATACGCCTTTTTTATCAAAACATTGTATAACGCACGATGGCCACAGGCAAAAGATAAGCATAATCGCAAACATCATAAGAATAGAGATAATTATTATTTTTTTTATATTGGCGATAATACCCTGCCAATTTTTCTTACTATAATCATTGCTTACCAAAAACGTGATAATTTGAGCACACGCAATAGCAGGAACAAATGCTAACTGCTCCATATCTTTTATAACAGTAAAACTTGCCAAAATCATCTTTCCCATAGGCGCTATCAACATCGCTAACCATATTTTTGCCGCTGCTAACGTAGCCTTATCAATAATAACCGGCCAACTGAGATATATAATATTCACAGCCAATGCCATATCGAGCGATTCATATAGGCCTATACTATATTTTCTCATATCTTTATCCCAAACGATATACGCCACTGCAGAACACAGCATAACCGCATACTGAATAATAGAAGCACAGGCTGATCCCTGTAATTTCATTTCAGGAAATCCCCAAGCTCCAAAGATCAAAACATAATCAAAAAAAATAAATATGCCGCTCCCAAACAAGAAAAGCATCATAGGAACACGCGTATTCTTAATGCCACGCATAAACCCGATAAGAGCAAAATACATAAATGCAAAAAAGATACTGACCGCACGAAGCCTCAAAAAGGATGCTCCATGACGCATGATTTTTTCAGGAACATTATACAACCCATATATCTGGTATGCCGAAAAATAAATAACCAACGATATACAAGCACCCAAAAAAAAAGTAACCCATAATGCCGTGATGACAGTCCGGCCCACTGCACGATAATCCTGTAATCCATTATAATGACCTGAGATAACTAAGGTCCCAACAGAAAGCCCCTCTGCTATCTTGATGATAAAATGCATCAGCGTACTCGTTATTCCCTGTGTCGCATACAAAGAGGTCGACTGTAAATGAGCAATAAATGTTGCATCAATAAAATTAAGGAGAGAAGAAAACAATAATGCTGTTACAAATTCAGGAATAAAATAACGTAAAAGCGTACTATAGGATTCACCAAAAGATATCCGATCATTATTCATAAACCACGCAACTTCCGTTAATTTTTAAAAATAACATGCAAACAGCTTATCCTATAGTAATTTATTTACAATAGTTAAAGCATTACTTGTTTATAAAAAAAATAAACTTTCTATGTTTATTTTTTATCGTATATGATACTTCTTTTTCAAAAAAAGGCTTCTCCACGGGCCCCAATTCATAATGAGTAGACGCCCAATACGCCAATCGAGCATTTTTGTATACGCATGACGGTTTAAACATTCTTACCAATTCATCCGGATGCAATGATGCTCGAGAACAAAACAATTGTGCATCATAGTGAGTTTTTCTCAAAAAAGTACGCCAGTCATCCATAGATGTTTCACACTTATCAAGCGACAAGCTCGCAATAACATCCTGCAAAAAGCCAATCTTTTTCTGAGAAACTTCGATCAAAACGAGCGACAGATGCGGATATTTAATTTTCAAGGGAATTCCAGGAAATCCAGCACCCGTTCCAACATCAACAATCGTGTGTAATGCGTGCATATCAATTGCGCTACCAATCATCAAAGAATCGGTAAAATGGTACGCAATAACCGAGGAAAGTTCTGTTATTGCGGTAATATTAAAAAGCTCATGGACGGACATAATCTTTTCATAATATATTTTGAATTGATTAAGTTGTTCGTGCGATAAATTATGTGCTTGACGAAAACTTTCCCATATAGACATAGCGCCCCTTCTCGAGCATTCTAAGGTTCATTTTTTTTGAATTATAGCTCTCTCAATAGTATATATGTTAAAATGTGGAGCATCAAAGATGTCGCATTACTCAGAGGTTTTTTGCCATGAAACACATTAACGCTCTATCACCCACAATCATATTTTTAATTTTTTTTTACATACACGGTTCACAAGATATACAAAAAACAATCACCCCTCACATTATAACAATATTTATAAAACCATCAGACACCATGCCAACTAACACACCCGTTGATAAAAAACTTAATAAACCAGGCACCATCAACCGCACTATTATTAAACATCATTTAAAAACATTCCATAACAAAGGAGTATACGCAACATATGCAGGATTCGTTACCCATTCTGATAACAATGGCCAAATTATTTTTCCACGAAAACATGAAAAAAATGAGATGATCTATGTACTTACCCAAAAAATCAAACCCGTTATACTCCAAGGAAACACCGTGAACTATTTTATCGCCACTCCTCAAGCGGATGTCGCGTATTTTAAAGCAGAACAATTATTTGATGAACATAAAAAAATATATTATTGGCATGTAGCGCAACAGCCAGTTCCAGACAATAGAATAATTCCACCACTATCTCTTCATTTTTTTGTCAAACCTGAACATATGGTTATCCCTGAAGGAGATTTTGTTGCCGACAACAATCCAAACCTGTTATTACCAACAGTATATACCACAAAAGATATAACCATAGGAACAAATAGCCTGCTCTTTTTAAAAATAAGCAAGTTTTTTTCTCCTATAAAATTCGCCTATAATTACACTACAGAAAGATATGCGTTACGTATAAGGTCATAAGAATAAGAGCATTATACTTTGCATGGCCAAAAATGGTGGTATACTCATAAAATACATTGGTTTTTCTAATTTTTTGAAAAGGATATTGCGATATGAAATTACAAATCGCTTTTGACTTGCTAGAACTTGATAAAGCCCTTCTTATAGCTCATGAAATAGAAGACTATACAGATATTCTTGAAGTCGGCTCACTCCTTATTTACAAATATGGTGATACAGCAGTCAAACAGTTCAGACAGTCATTTCCCAACAAAATTATTCTCGCTGACGCAAAAATTGCTGATCGAGGTAAGGAAGTTGTAACTATTTTTGCACAAGCCGGAGCGGATTGGGTAACGGTTATGGCAGGTACAGGAAGAAATGTTATACATACAGCATGCGCAACAGCACATGATCTCGGAAAAAAGGTAATGCTCGATCTTTTAGACACAAGCTCTCTCGGACAATCAGCATTAGAAGCAAAAAGTCTTGGAGTCGATGCGCTTCTTTTTCACAAGCCTTCCGACGATGACGCACAGCTCACCTTCCTTGATCGATGGGACATGGTACGAGAAAATACACAGTTGCCTATTTTTATTTCGGCACCTATAACACGTGAAAATATTCACGAACTTATTGCCATTAATCCCACAGGAATCATCATCAGCAAAGCGATAACCAATGCTGATAATCCACAAGAAGAGGCTCGTTATTTTCACAAACTAATTGTTTAAATTATTTTTTTTGTTGTTCAAATAAAGTAAAAATTTCCTGAACAGATGTAGTTTCCTCAGGCGACTTATCAGACCGATAACCGATAAACCGAGGAAACCGCAATGCAAAGCCCAAATTTTGACCGCTCTTTCCAGCAGTATGTACAGGTGAAATAGTAATTTCATCTGCGCGAACAACACACACCAGGCTCGGCGCTACCCAAACATCGGGAGCAAGGTGCGGATCGCATACAACATTATGCAGCTGAGCTTTAAGCGCAATCTTATCACATTTTGCTTTTAACTCATGCCAATCGACGTCTTTCATACCAGTTCCGACTTTTGCAAGCGTCTCAAAACAGTCCTTATGTTTATTATAAACACCAACCAAAAATGCTCCTATACCAAACGCTGATCGCTTACCACTGCCATAATAGTATCCCAAAACAACCACATCTATGGTGTCTAAAAGAGTTCGCGATGCATGATATTTTAACTTTATCCAATTAAAGTTACGTTTTCCTGGCTGATAATGTGATGATGGTTTTTTTACAACAACACCCTCAAGCCCTGCGTTAATATTTTCTAAAAAATATTTTTCAAGCGCATCGGCAGACTCAACAGAACGCTCCGAAATAACACTGATTACTTCAGAAAATTGCGAAGAGACAATATGCAACATAGTATCACGACGCGTTGTATGCGCCTTATTCAACAAAGACTCGCCATCATGATACAAAATATCAAATAAAAAAAGCTTAAGTGGTAGTTGTTGCGCAACTTCTTCTACATCATGTTTT harbors:
- a CDS encoding ABC transporter permease, which encodes MEWYRISAIVLRHLMQIPRDFGKLSNIFYWPLIDLVIFGFTSVWLKNIGVMTAELETVVIAGIVLWQIIVRVNLEISGSMLEEIWSHNMNNLFASPVTLAEWMSSSVVLAFVMTIFVVGYVGCFAWLVNSFVLFNLGWVLVPLIISLFASGLAMGFLAAAILVYYGARIQTLVYMMGFLFMPLSGVTYSLDILPMIMQKIALCLPMAYTFKMLRVFVIDGTIVWTFFAQAMILNSIYLVAALYFFRYMFEKSRAKGLARLVD
- a CDS encoding ABC transporter ATP-binding protein, encoding MSLLTVQGLTKKYADGFIAVNNISFDIKSGEILGLLGPNGAGKTTIITMLLSTLTPTSGRIFYFGKDFFMHRSEILKYVSYASTYVKLPPRLTIWENLDIYGRLYGLSYAQRYDGCKKLLTLFGMWDIRHREMGALSAGQITRVMLVKAFVTQPKIVLLDEPTAALDPDIAIDVRKFILEQQKEHGISVLLTSHNMDEVTEMCDRVLVLKNGAIIAQDTPEKLASTISQARVRLIIAGDMQRVVATMQENNWAHIITDTIVEIFVDEHKIAQLLMHLAHNGIAYEHIAIEKPTLEDYFLHIVKKV
- a CDS encoding WD40 repeat domain-containing protein; protein product: MRFIVLVLSVNIVNCGSFQPKSLVDMCLRPATQKIIRDLERANNNVLDLDSTEAQEYIDGLKILPADIIRKLSIAALGQLSPKELCRVITLDNKALVCDDLFRDLYSKSISAYDIKIKNDKIISALKAHTIYDGCMSNDHKYFIFRGNCDKGYVIDLMSGDYIFTYDACKAVMINGHDCFFMNFKTVEKYNIDSRIRNTVYEQAKTSFFRDKIISVGDGIGIIERSFHYYTNNNSLIIVDKDGSAKAFHVAVDDDLFISDKKNLIALVANGVLSVYKLTQDLLQPVATIVPNKSIASITFSPCSNYVAYGTDKTDGNVYIVDIKSKQTIAVITVCKKNTFPIVRLSWANDNASLIVEDGLRKIFTIDLKLYKKMLALMVK
- the gatA gene encoding Asp-tRNA(Asn)/Glu-tRNA(Gln) amidotransferase subunit GatA; translation: MKLAFSPLKTLHEKLVKKEISFIELRDFFYARFEKYDSKVGSALELFDKETVMPTIHTDSILSGVPGLIKDNICQQGRKLTCASKILENFVAPYDATVVKKLKEHGAVLMGRANMDEFAMGSSTETSAFKKTVNPWNSDCVPGGSSGGSAAAVAAGLIPWALGSETGGSVRQPAAFCGIVGMKPTYGLLSRYGLVAYCSSIDQIGVMTRTVEDNAIVLSAIAGHDSLDATSHKDPVDIYRTGMLTGALKKNLKIGVIDNALNAEGIDPEALILFNNTLKQFEQLGAEIVHLSLPTMDYGAAVYFMLSRAEAASNLSRFDGVRYGYRSPEADSLSDVYALTRQQGFGSEVKRRIFIGNYVLSAGHADQYYQSAKKVQCIMRAEFVEAFKNVDLLFAPTTPTTAFKFGAFNENRLQMDLQDYFTAPVNLVGMPAISLPCGFINNMPLGFQLIGPDFSESLIYQTAHAYEQSASWHTKYPEQFAE
- a CDS encoding Asp-tRNA(Asn)/Glu-tRNA(Gln) amidotransferase subunit GatC; the encoded protein is MSKITREEILKLAQTSQINLSDAEVGQLIHDLDSVLTYASGLQAIAHSYGECALDNKTKNVTRPDSVVAYESHVLIEQAPLSEENFFVVPKIIK
- a CDS encoding MATE family efflux transporter; this translates as MNNDRISFGESYSTLLRYFIPEFVTALLFSSLLNFIDATFIAHLQSTSLYATQGITSTLMHFIIKIAEGLSVGTLVISGHYNGLQDYRAVGRTVITALWVTFFLGACISLVIYFSAYQIYGLYNVPEKIMRHGASFLRLRAVSIFFAFMYFALIGFMRGIKNTRVPMMLFLFGSGIFIFFDYVLIFGAWGFPEMKLQGSACASIIQYAVMLCSAVAYIVWDKDMRKYSIGLYESLDMALAVNIIYLSWPVIIDKATLAAAKIWLAMLIAPMGKMILASFTVIKDMEQLAFVPAIACAQIITFLVSNDYSKKNWQGIIANIKKIIIISILMMFAIMLIFCLWPSCVIQCFDKKGVFTAFASQAFPLVSVLVFCDLLQLILSAALRGAGDVKTVMVVRLVVCLGFFFPVSYAISLLPLHGMLKFVLIYGSFYLNNGIMSIIYYYRLSGQAWKYQLHIKESGIGHVKNYKGRNFKISTDITNKSV
- a CDS encoding RsmG family class I SAM-dependent methyltransferase, which encodes MSIWESFRQAHNLSHEQLNQFKIYYEKIMSVHELFNITAITELSSVIAYHFTDSLMIGSAIDMHALHTIVDVGTGAGFPGIPLKIKYPHLSLVLIEVSQKKIGFLQDVIASLSLDKCETSMDDWRTFLRKTHYDAQLFCSRASLHPDELVRMFKPSCVYKNARLAYWASTHYELGPVEKPFFEKEVSYTIKNKHRKFIFFINK
- a CDS encoding orotidine 5'-phosphate decarboxylase / HUMPS family protein, whose protein sequence is MKLQIAFDLLELDKALLIAHEIEDYTDILEVGSLLIYKYGDTAVKQFRQSFPNKIILADAKIADRGKEVVTIFAQAGADWVTVMAGTGRNVIHTACATAHDLGKKVMLDLLDTSSLGQSALEAKSLGVDALLFHKPSDDDAQLTFLDRWDMVRENTQLPIFISAPITRENIHELIAINPTGIIISKAITNADNPQEEARYFHKLIV